A single genomic interval of Bos indicus isolate NIAB-ARS_2022 breed Sahiwal x Tharparkar chromosome 5, NIAB-ARS_B.indTharparkar_mat_pri_1.0, whole genome shotgun sequence harbors:
- the CSDC2 gene encoding cold shock domain-containing protein C2: MTSEPTPPAVVPPLHSPKSPVWPTFPFHREGSRVWERGSVSSRDLPSPLPTKRTRTYSATARASAGPVFKGICKQFSRSQGHGFITPENGSEDIFVHVSDIEGEYVPVEGDEVTYKVCPIPPKNQKFQAVEVVLTQLAPHTPHETWSGQVVGS, from the exons ATGACTTCGGAGCCTACGCCGCCCGCGGTCGTGCCCCCGCTGCACTCCCCCAAGTCCCCTGTCTGGCCCACCTTCCCCTTCCACCGGGAGGGCAGCAGGGTCTGGGAGCGAGGCAGTGTCTCATCTCGGGACCTGCCCAGTCCCCTGCCCACCAAACGGACCAGGACGTATTCAGC GACAGCCCGTGCCTCAGCTGGCCCGGTGTTCAAGGGCATCTGTAAGCAGTTCTCACGCTCACAGGGCCACGGCTTCATCACCCCTGAGAACGGGTCGGAAGACATCTTCGTGCACGTGTCTGA CATCGAGGGGGAGTACGTGCCCGTGGAAGGCGACGAGGTGACCTACAAGGTGTGCCCGATCCCGCCCAAGAACCAGAAGTTCCAAGCCGTGGAGGTGGTGCTCACCCAGCTGGCCCCACACACTCCCCACGAGACGTGGTCCGGCCAGGTTGTGGGCTCCTAG